A single region of the Paramicrobacterium fandaimingii genome encodes:
- a CDS encoding CGNR zinc finger domain-containing protein — MISGERRSETGQWLESREGTRWWFDSGALCLDFAYTGPMGDTGDGHAASWEQLVNTADLDDWLADRNAVAASADRDLRDAHTLREAIAHVTLAVAANKQPLRRDIDMINLYAATPDLPPRLDGGSRQAGRTLPRAAQALSTIARDAVAVFSGERNGTIRACDADDCGLLYFDTSRAGTRRWCSMQRCGNRHKVRQHRARQRAKSAALADSQLATQ; from the coding sequence GTGATTTCGGGGGAAAGACGATCGGAGACCGGGCAATGGCTCGAGTCTCGCGAGGGAACCCGCTGGTGGTTTGACAGCGGCGCGCTGTGCCTCGATTTCGCATATACCGGGCCCATGGGCGACACCGGCGATGGGCACGCGGCCAGCTGGGAGCAGCTGGTGAACACCGCAGACCTCGACGACTGGCTGGCGGATCGGAATGCCGTGGCAGCATCCGCCGACCGCGATCTGCGCGACGCGCACACGCTGCGCGAGGCGATCGCTCACGTCACCCTCGCCGTCGCCGCGAATAAGCAGCCGCTGCGACGCGACATCGACATGATCAACCTGTACGCGGCCACGCCCGACCTGCCGCCGAGGCTCGATGGCGGCTCACGCCAGGCCGGTCGCACGCTGCCCCGCGCAGCGCAGGCACTCTCGACGATTGCGCGCGATGCCGTCGCCGTGTTCAGCGGCGAGCGCAACGGAACGATTCGCGCCTGTGATGCCGATGACTGCGGCCTTCTCTACTTCGACACGTCTCGCGCTGGAACGCGACGCTGGTGCTCGATGCAGCGCTGTGGAAATCGGCACAAGGTGCGTCAGCATCGTGCCAGGCAGCGGGCGAAGAGCGCGGCCCTCGCCGATTCTCAGCTGGCCACCCAGTAG